The Pempheris klunzingeri isolate RE-2024b chromosome 1, fPemKlu1.hap1, whole genome shotgun sequence genome includes a region encoding these proteins:
- the LOC139202986 gene encoding uncharacterized protein encodes MAEKMTSPSKLPRLDNAVVEDVRRDCQLLCRWHMVILLHVKLKLDVNLKVQGKLYQEEKMKPNFKLSYRRSVAAKRRLAERVTVDVTFQQPDATSARRGTGKRQRPKKWPTSFLTGRSHKLVIPPEVPGNKFVLVVGDSHLRAIADGIVPIPGKDMSFGIMSTPGGAARDLRKELVHAALPRCPDAVCLLAPSNNLTASKTVTEAGADFADLIASACSRWPKVFVLDFPPRLTTEPALQEVLRNEFCSVARRMGVKYFSAAEHFPLTHLNMWSRDGVHLSDDVGMPILAQLMWWSSYTTLDETSSKPVTPPKPWVPKFSPKVVVRGEKPAARPPADPFAWTIVGRGEKRCERGSPVESFIPSSPVLFSADMLDAMDVLVPADCTSAESVDSVSFATKVDGASDAVEAPAELSPASPADIAVDEDASNMQSAPVSTAAEQ; translated from the exons ATGGCGGAG AAAATGACGAGTCCTTCTAAGCTCCCCAGGTTGGACAATGCTGTGGTAGAGGATGTCAGGAGAGATtgtcagctgctctgt AGATGGCACATGGTGATCCTGCTTCATGTGAAGCTGAAGCTGGATGTCAACTTGAAGGTGCAGGGCAAGCTGTACcaggaggaaaagatgaagCCGAACTTCAAGTT GTCATACCGTCGCTCTGTGGCGGCCAAGCGCAGACTGGCTGAGCGAGTGACAGTGGATGTGACTTTCCAGCAGCCTGACGCAACTTCTGCAC GCAGGGGTACAGGAAAGCGTCAACGTCCAAAGAAATGGCCAACTTCATTCCTGACTGGGCGCAGTCATAAGTTGGTCATTCCACCGGAGGTGCCAGGCAATAAG tttgttcttgttgttgGCGACTCCCATCTGCGAGCGATTGCGGATGGAATTGTGCCAATCCCAGGGAAGGACATGTCCTTCGGGATCATGTCTACACCTGGTGGTGCTGCACGTGACCTGAGGAAGGAGCTGGTCCACGCTGCTCTTCCTCGGTGTCCTGACGCTGTGTGTCTCCTGGCTCCCAGCAACAACCTCACGGCCAGCAAGACGGTGACTGAGGCTGGGGCTGACTTTGCAGACCTCATTGCTAGTGCCTGCAGTCGTTGGCCAAAG GTGTTTGTGCTGGACTTTCCTCCGCGTCTGACCACAGAGCCTGCGCTGCAGGAAGTTCTCAGGAATGAGTTTTGTTCTGTGGCAAGACGAATGG GTGTGAAGTACTTCTCTGCAGCTGAGCACTTTCCGTTGACCCATCTGAACATGTGGAGCAGAGATGGT gTCCACCTGAGCGACGATGTTGGGATGCCCATCCTGGCACAGCTGATGTGGTGGTCATCCTACACCACCCTTGATGAGACCTCATCGAAGCCAGTGACTCCTCCAAAGCCATGGGTGCCCAAGTTTTCTCCAAAGGTGGTTGTGAGGGGAGAGAAGCCTGCAGCACGTCCACCAGCTGACCCATTTGCGTGGACGATAGTTGGACGTGGCGAAAAG AGGTGTGAGCGTGGATCTCCTGTGGAGTCCTTCATCCCATCAtctcctgtgttgttttctgctgaCATGTTGGACGCGATGGATGTGCTTGTTCCAGCAGACTGCACTTCTGCTGAGTCAGTGGACTCTGTTTCTTTTGCCACAAAG GTGGATGGAGCATCAGATGCTGTGGAGGCGCCTGCAGAGTTGTCCCCTGCGAGTCCTGCTGACATTGCTGTGGATGAGGATGCTTCCAACATGCAGTCTGCTCCTGTATCCACCGCAGCAGA GCAGTAA